Part of the Drosophila kikkawai strain 14028-0561.14 chromosome 3L, DkikHiC1v2, whole genome shotgun sequence genome is shown below.
TGTACTTAAAGAtatgaacaattttaaagactTCACGAGAAggtttaaattgtattattaaaatattgtctaaatataaacatgtgcattaaataattattttgattacaACCCAAACATCCTCCTCAAATTTCTTAAAAGGTAAGCTCTGGAAGTTCATCCCCAAGACCCCCCTTATTCTTTTCCCCCAATcgattaaatagttttttctaCGCCCCTGCACAGGTGTGAATTCAATTGTTACTAGCTGATCTCGGCGTTAAGGCCAATGTCAAGCCGCTAATTAATATTTAGCAGAGAATCCGCTCGCACATAATGGCCTACTCAAATAGAACTCAGAACCGAGGAAACGCCGATTAGCAAAAAAGGAGGCGAAGATACCGGGGAAACCGCACGTCAACAAATTGCCCAAACATTATGCTCGGGTCCCGGACAAATGAAACCACAAAAAGGTAGCAGAAGCGCCAAAAAATGGACCCAGGCGCAACAGTTTGTCTGGCTTTTGTTATCGCTATTGCTCCACATGCGTGGCGGGCCAAAATCACATTTAATAGTCCCAAACAGATTGATTGCCCGCTCCTCGCACCGCTCTGAATCACCGAATCTTGTGCCGgcgtttttcttctttttttttttttttgtttttgttttaatttctgtGAAAGACGAGCGGTCTGCCGGCCGAGCGTCGCAGGCCGGTGGACTGGCATATAAATAGACGGGTCGGCGGGGTCTGGTGTTCAGTGCTAGCAAGTCTGTCAACGCGCAGTGCGAGATCATCGATCAAATCGAAGCCAACCGAAATCCCAGTCAACATGAAATTCTTGCTTCTGGTGCGTCTCTACAATCCGAAGGACTATCAAGCCATCGCAACTCATCCGTCATCCGTTTTTGTTCCTTTACAGAGTGTGTTCCTCTGCCTGGCTGTGTGCTTTATGGCCACCAGTGCTGCTCCCCGAGAGGAGGCCGTTCCCGAGGGTCTGGAAGGTCCTGGCAGTGAGTCGGTCAACCCCTCCGACGATCAGTCCTTCCTGCTCAAGCTGAAGCTGCTGAAGAAGCTCCTGTTCCTGGGCTAAGCGCACTCACACATTTCccattcatggatttttagtttaaCTATGTGTTTAGGTCTTTAAGAAAGAGATAAGAAGAAAGaaggaaatcaaataaaaatacatgtaTTTGGTAACAGAAATCTACTAAGTTCGTTTCTTGAGTCTTTTGTTTGGCAACACGGGAAGTAATACGTTCTTGAGGAAGAAATTGAAAGTAAATCTGAAATGCTGAAGTACAAGCAAAATCAGTAACATTTTGAGATTAATTTAGCTTGataaaaatacttaatatcaaaaaatttaaatattttatttaaagtaaaaaaaatcagTTTTCGTAGAAAAGTAAACCAAAAGGAAACTAAAAGTAAATCAGAAATAGGTTagactattttatttacttacaaGAACACTTATATCTTCAGAAATTTATGAAgattcttaattaaaatgttttaaaaatgattaaacaCCTTTCATTTGAGCAAACCGCATTATAAACCACCTATAAAATAGTTGCTagcaactttattttattattaagaactaattaaattatattcattattttttattatccaAGGTATTTTGAATCATTCAagttttatattcatttttaaagaCCTTTATTAGAAGAACCAATTAAAAGAATTAATGAATGGAATCATTGATTAAATGCGTAGCCATAAATTTGGATGCCCCAGCCTGCTATGGCACACAATTAGCACATCGCAGACCCagttcattttctttttttcatttatgtaGGACAGCGTATTGGCCAATACTCCACCTGTAAGGAGGACACCACTCGCTTTTCACACTCTCTCCGCCGGCACGACAATCGCAAACGAGTTTCCCGTTGAGatctaaataaacaaaaactcgACCCGCTGCCGCCAGTCATTAGCTCCTTTTCGGAGATCCCCCGTCTCGATGACATAATAAAAGCCGACTCGCACGAGCCTTTTTGTTGTAtgaaaattacatttattttaggtTACGATTACGTGGGCTTCATTCGTATGTATGGATGCGTGCTGTGTGTGATTATGGATGGTATTATCTAGGTTTTCTGACAAAAAGGCTGAATTGGCTGATATTGAATGCTGTGGGGGAGGCAAGGTTCCCAATTGGTTGGACTAGAATCTGAGCTGAGCTTATCGGGCGGATGGCACCGGCAAAGGGTGTGAGCTACGCCTCCTAGCCCAGAAGCTTCTTCAGCTTGAGCAGCTTCTTCAGCTTGAAGATTGCCTGAGGATCCTGGGGACGCTGGACATCGTCGAAGGCTGGTTGGTAGATATTATCTCCAATCAGGGACTCATCCACGGGCACTGCAGATACCAGGACAAAGGCCATCAGGCACACGAAGAGGGTCTGGAAAAGTAATTAAgataaatattacattaagattatgatattttataatttaaaatcattagaaGATATCAAAATAGATTACATTTACTTTAACGAAGGATGTTCTTGTTCAAAAGTGATCATAAACTGGTGTGATATTTCGATCAGTAAATATCcacatcaaaaaatatatatttccttgtCCCAAAGAAagattttcttattatttttcagtTAATCCTTTTTATGTGTATGTATCCTTTACTTTATTCAATCCAAAGACTCACCAGAGCTAGGTACTTCATGATTACTTCTCGGGTAGATGTCACACTGATTAATCCAAAAATCGACTGCACATCGCTCCACCTGTGATCAGGGCCTTTTATAGCCGGACTTAAGGTGGCCATCGATGATAATGCCATATGTAAACTGCAATCTGCAATGGAGAAGCAGACAAATGAGCGATACATAAACAAAAGACCGGcgcatatataaataaaacggtGAACAGAAGGAAATATCAACTCAAAAgctgaaaactgaaactggCCAAAGGCGGAGCCAAGGGGCAGCTGGCGGCGGGTGTCTCTTGGGTCCGTGCAAATCAGGTAGTTTAAAGGCGGCTGCGAGACCGAAAACTAAAACACCGAAACCAAGCCAAGCCGCCCTGTTTACTTTGCTTTTGGTGGCATCTTCTGTTTGCCGGGGCTAAGCCACTGAAGAAGTTGATCGCtgattaaataataatcgcaCTGGGTAAATGAAAACCAGGCTTGGATGAAGGTCACCGCGAATGCGGTCACCAGAGCAGTGTTTGCTTACAATTAGGAAGAAGACTGTCGTCAGAGGAGGAAGTTTACTTACTAATTCCCAATAAATACAGTTCAAGAACGCCCTCAGACGAACCGCTAACATTCACACTGATCGATCAATGGTCGGGGgccaattaaataaattatcacTCGAGAATGAGGAGGGTGTATATCGAGATCCATAAATATTTGGCACTTTTAAGAGCCGTCAAGCCTAAATAGTCGACCAGTGTGTCAATAAAATTGAAGCTAAATGATGGAACCATTTTGGGCTGGGCTCCAGCACAAAAAGCTACGTAAGACTGGCACGGAGGCCAGGCATTTCTGTCCAGTCATCGTGGAAGTAGCCGCAGTGGTCTGCGATCTTGCAGCTGAAAACCGGAAACATTCGCCCCGCTCTACATATGTAAATCTTCGGACTTTCGAGAATGCCATCAAACACAATGTCATCGTGAGTCAAAACATTCCATAGAGTGAACTCGTAAACAAATATGCTGTTTATGGATATATCAAATCAGAGTTCATTGGTGTAACAATTCAAGAGATAAGCCTGAATGGAATACCTTTGAGTCGGTCTTTGACGAGTCGATGTGTCTTTCAAGTTTTTATATGCTTCCCATGCCCCTGGGCCTTTCAATTAACCCGTAAGGGCGTGTCTCTGGCCAAGTGTGAGATGTCTCAATCTTGGTGAATCTGTTGAGGGTGGTCATAAATTGTATTTCGCACACCGAACCTGATGAACGAAAGGCGGCATAAAATAGcagaaattacaaaattatgtTGGGGTTgacataaaaatgcaaaaagtgTGGGAACTAGGTGTGTTTAATAAAGGTAATATTATTatcaaattatttacaataatttaatttaattttaaatgaatttttaatcaataacTGGCAGAAAAGTtgttgaaattattaaatttttggcttagttataatCGTTTTCCTACTCgaatttatgatttaattaGAATATTACAAGAATATATAGACAATCTTTGGTTATCTCTGCTTATGAATCTTCctctaaaaataattgtaatagtttgaaataaaaataattattattattcgtaATCAGTAGAAGTCCTATGGTTATCGTCGCTTGATTCCTCTGAACaaagttccttttttttcccagCTTCATTGTTATTTTCGCTTGGATCAGAAACCTCAGAACTACGTTCCTCCTTTTCTTCATTATTAGGTCCCTTCTTCTCCCCCTCTACATCGTTTGGctccttcttttctttttcacGATTTTTGGTTACTCCCTCCTCATCATTGCTATCAAAATCAGAGGATGGTTCCTTATAGCCCGGTGGTCGCCTCACGGCAAACTTGATCCTGGCGGTAGCCAATTTCATGACTTCCTCGTAAACCTGTATCAACTCTATTAGCACCATATACCGGCCATCGGGAATACGGAAGGGAACCAGCTTGAGATCGACAGAACTCTCCTTTATGTAGTAAAAACCAGGCACCAAGGGACAGGAAACAACAAAAGTGGAGGGCAGCAGGCTCTCGCCAGGGATCTCCTCCACTGTTATGTTGCGCAGGGAATCGAGGAGCTTGCATAGATCCATATTTTTAAAGCGAACAAGATCCACCTGATCGGAGCCACCAACTTGATCCGAGAGCTTCCTTGCGAAAATGTGCATGAGAAGTTTGCCGGGAAAGGGTACCTCCACGGTTAgattaaagttaattttctCAAAGCCAACAATGTCGTAGGCCAAATGGATGTCCTCGGGCACAAAAGACTTTGAGTAGAACTCCTCTATATGCAGTTTAAGCTGGATAATAAAGGTAGAATGTATGGGATAGGATCTTGAACTTATTGAAACAACTCACGCTGTAAACACCTGAAAGATATATCAACAAAATCGGACTTTGCAGGGGCCACATTGTCCGTAAGTTTGGTTCAATCGAAGCTAACTGGCCATTTGCTGACATTTGGCAACTGGGAAATTGGCCTCATTACGCATCTGGTTAGTCAGGCCACGTTAACTGGGCTAATGACGCTCGATTCTTATCGATCAATGCCCTAACAATGTGGGCATACTCCATGAGCTCACAggtcgtatgcgtaatgtggGTGTTCAGGGTATGCTCACACGGCGTATGCTCAGCGAAAACAAGTGCCAAGCATTAAATATATGCGCTGACATTTGCCACGAGTAAATCAGGTTTACGATTAGTATTTACACGCCTCAAATCGCTGCCAGAGATACAGACATTTGTACGCCTCTAACGACGCATTTATGGCGACGATAAAGACGGAACCCGGTTGCTCAGTTGCAAATTCATCGGTCCAACTGATGAACTTGAACCAAAAAAAgccccaacaaaaaaaatatatagtataaagATGTGACTAGCAAAAGTTTGCCATGTAAACGGACATAAATTGTGCCGCCGGAAAGCGAGAGGCGAACAAAAGTCTCGGATAAATCATACCAAACGGAATATATGTATGCCAGTGGACCATAAATTTGAgcatttttattgcaatttgCTTGTTTGTACCAAAAACAAGTGCAAACAATGGCCACAATAACAGCGATGGCAAACAAATGCTGCCTTAAGCCGCAAACTACAGTGAAAGTGACGTAATGCCccgccaacagcaacaacaacaacaacaacaactgcggggaaaaaatatgtataaaagctttaaaaaacaacaacaaagtaCGAAGTGCGGAGCAACtgagcagaaaaaaatgtCAATGTCTTTTACAAGCCGAGGATGGCAAAGAAGCaatagcagcaacagcagcagcagctgaccaAAGGGTCATGGGGTGGTCAATAGGGGAGGGAGCCTGGTGCTTAAGGGCGGCGGTGTATGCACAATGGATAAAGGGCAAACAACAGTGGGAACTGCAAATGTAAACATTGTTTGCATGTGCGGGACCTTGGCGATGGCTTTGGCACGTGAAACGACTATCGACTGAGAAATGCCAAGCCTCTAAACATGCCTTTTCAGGTAAGTCATTCTTTTGCGACTTTTCGGAgggtgtttaaaaatttagtcTAGAGTTGGTTATTGCTTGTGGATGTAAGTTTTTATAGTTGTATAATGGGATGAGCACCAAGGCTCCTAGACATTTCTTTGTTTACCCTTAAAGGGTATTATCATTTCAGTCAGAATCTTGCaaagcagtgaaggagtcatttccgaccccaaaaatcatatatattcttgatcagcatcaacagacgAGTCTTTCTGGACACTCAACAGAGAAAAAATTtttgcttcatttttttttcaaaaaaaaaagataaggggttacattattaaaattttcaaaaatggccagaaattttgatttcctaaaatttgaaatgCAGTATGTAGATTTGTTAACCTGTTAAAAAGAAGcatagaacagctttccaaattaaaattaatgaatttttggcttagttattatatttttaggtttttatttttcccgaaaataataatataaaattatgaaaattttttaaagttgaaaaactattaaaaactaaagccaaattcgttaaaaataaaaaaacaacccAGGGTTTCAAGAGGTTAAATTGATTTGTAAAAGGATACGTTTCTTAAtatgaatataattttttaacaattctATAATTTTTACATTCTGATTAgcttgtaattaatttttattattacattttttcgatattttctcAAAACAAAAATCGCTTCACGATCCCATCTCTGTCAGCTGTGGTTTTTCGCGCAgcataacaaaaaattcacatgCATCGGATGTCggcttacattttatttactcCGCTGCTTCTTCGGTTTCTTCTgcgtatatattttatgcgTCCAACGTTGAATGTTTTTATCGCCTGCATTTACAATTCAATGTCACGCCGGGCATTGTTTTTGCCGCAATTTGTTGTTACCTCCGAGCCGGGGCGAGAAAAAACCAGaagataaaagaaaagaagctgCACCAGAAGATGCACAAGATCGAAGAACCGGTTGCTGCGGCCACTCCTCCATTGATATTTATGGCCAATACACATACATCAGCCAAGAAATTCAGTGTGTAACGCGACCTTGAGACCTAAACTCCAGCTTAAACTTCAACTTCAACTCGAAAATGGAGCTGCAATTGCCGCTGCTTGCGTcttatgtattatttatgtCTGGTCGTCAAGTTTTATGAACCTGCTGGCCagaaaataattgttattaaaCCACATACACTTTGGGTAGAGGGACAGGCGGGGCGATATCATTAACAGTCTAGGCCAGATCCATCTAGATATTACACATATCTGTGTAAACGGTGGGCGCTACTCTGTCTGGGGTTTCCGCATCGTTTTCGAGATGAAGCTACGTGACTTtggtaataataatttcatttagtATTGTTAATAATCATTATAACTTAACCACAAGTATCTATTATCTTTTATCATGACAGGCCTCCTAGAGTTAGGAAAGGGATAAGATTAAATTACTAAGAATCTACAAATACTGGagttttcttattaaataatcGGTTATTTTGTAGTAATATTTACCTATCTTATCTTTCAAATACTCTTTggtatagtttattttttgataactcccaatttaaatacaaagtGTAAGATATTTACTcttctttattaattaatctAATAGCCAATATTCGAACTTCTTTATGCGGAGCAGGAGGTGTGAAAATCTCCTGTCCTTGATCGTCCTTGTAATCCGCATAGCTTTGTGATAGAATGCACTCCATTCCCAGGGCCTCCTTCTGCCTGGCAGAGTAGAAGCTTACACAGCAGGCGGTCATCAAGGGAAACCCCTTGGATCTACCAAGTTCCATAACAGCTTCTGCCAAGCGTACTCCTAAACGCCTGCCCCTCATTTCGGGGTTCACATAAGTAAAACACGAGTATATAAGTTTTGTGACTCCATATCGCTTGAAGATCCCGGCCTGGCACTCTAGTCCGTGAAGAAATCGCAGAAGAACAGCCAACTCTGGCTGAATTCTGTCTAACtcgtttcgttgtttttctaAATCCTCCGGAAACTGGGCTCCAGCCAGAGCGAAGGCCACCAGGCGTCCATTGTTGACCTCATCGATGGCCACTAGGCAGGTGTCCTGGGCCACCATGTGTCTATGTACTCCGTCGAGTAACTCTTTTGTTTCTGTGGTGAATTTACTTTTAGGTAAGCATAAGGGCACGCCAGTGAAGTAGTCCTCAAAAATTAGCTCCTTAATCTCCTCGTAATCCTTTTCCGTCATGATGCGGATGTGGATGCCATCGTGTTTTGTGTTTGCTGCCATCTTAAAGGGACTGTTGATGGGAACTGAAACTAGGAACTCGCTTTCAAACATTTGAGAAAGTCTGATTTGGTTTCAAGTGATTAGATAACTAGCAAGAGTCTAGAGATAAAGCTAATTAAGATTAGATCAAGAATTGTTTAGGCTTTTTTTTATGCCAGTTTTGTGCTAGCAAAAGAGCTTTTTTGTATAAGAccttataatttaatttgtaaattcaAATTAGGAGTAAATTTGGTTAATATTTGTGTAAgctataaaaataacaccttgaacttagaatatatataataaatccTAATGCACTATTACCCACCTGATAGTTCAGTAATAAAACTAAGCTGCCGTGAGGCCATTAGGCATTGCAATGTGAGTTCGCCacagtagtagtagtagtaggcTAATCAGCATTTAAATGCCCTCGAGGTTAGGTTCACAGTTTATTGGCAAGGCAAAGCAACGCTCCCCGAGGGTTGCTACACAAGTTTCACTCATATCTAAGCTTGGCTTACCACATACAGCTCAGCCAACCCCTCTAACCGTTGATGATGAGTAGAGAATCTAGGTTTATATGTTTACTTCCACTTCGGACAAACACTTCTGTAATGGCAAtggaatttttcttattttcgcGCCTGGCCGATTGATTCCGGAGATCAATGCTAAAGAGCTGTAATTAAAGACAAAACTCCATAGGAATCCGAATGGGTTTTTATCGCTCGTTGGGTGTTCTTTGGCTTTGTTGATTTAGCACTTGGGATTTTTGTTTTCACGGCGCTCGGCGTACACTCCGGTGGCAGCAACaactgtatatatattgtggCAAAGTGGATCTATAGATAAAATGCAAATTCCCGTTAATTGAATGCCAAACAAAAGCGCAGTGGCAGCCGCAACATCGAGGGGGTGCCGCAGCGGTGGGAGCGGTGGTGTGAGTGTTTGAAAAATCAATTAGCAGCATAAAATGCTTTTTGGGCTTTAAAGCCGTACCTGGGTTAGATTCTGTAACCGTTCCTTCTTCGCCGCAgctctctctatctctattTTCTCCCGCTAAAAGAGAGCAAAATCCTAGTTCTGCACAAAAAGAGGAGAGTAAAAGCAGTGGAAAAACCGCAGCTgctgctttaaatttatgccAACGCGGCATTAGAAGCATGGCTTGCGGTTAAATGGGCAGGGGTGGCCCCAATTTCAGGGGGGAGTGAGCATAGAATATAGGAGGTGGAGGGGGTTTTTCAGCCATATTGGTAAGGTATTGGTAA
Proteins encoded:
- the LOC108070558 gene encoding uncharacterized protein; protein product: MKFLLLSVFLCLAVCFMATSAAPREEAVPEGLEGPGSESVNPSDDQSFLLKLKLLKKLLFLG
- the LOC108070557 gene encoding uncharacterized protein; the protein is MKYLALTLFVCLMAFVLVSAVPVDESLIGDNIYQPAFDDVQRPQDPQAIFKLKKLLKLKKLLG
- the LOC121502221 gene encoding uncharacterized protein; its protein translation is MWPLQSPILLIYLSGVYSLKLHIEEFYSKSFVPEDIHLAYDIVGFEKINFNLTVEVPFPGKLLMHIFARKLSDQVGGSDQVDLVRFKNMDLCKLLDSLRNITVEEIPGESLLPSTFVVSCPLVPGFYYIKESSVDLKLVPFRIPDGRYMVLIELIQVYEEVMKLATARIKFAVRRPPGYKEPSSDFDSNDEEGVTKNREKEKKEPNDVEGEKKGPNNEEKEERSSEVSDPSENNNEAGKKKELCSEESSDDNHRTSTDYE
- the LOC121502222 gene encoding arylalkylamine N-acetyltransferase-like 2, which encodes MFESEFLVSVPINSPFKMAANTKHDGIHIRIMTEKDYEEIKELIFEDYFTGVPLCLPKSKFTTETKELLDGVHRHMVAQDTCLVAIDEVNNGRLVAFALAGAQFPEDLEKQRNELDRIQPELAVLLRFLHGLECQAGIFKRYGVTKLIYSCFTYVNPEMRGRRLGVRLAEAVMELGRSKGFPLMTACCVSFYSARQKEALGMECILSQSYADYKDDQGQEIFTPPAPHKEVRILAIRLINKEE